In Thermomicrobiales bacterium, the genomic stretch GACGATTGCGTCGGTCGTAGCGAAGGGCCTCTGTGCCCTCCCGGTTCACGCCCACAAACACTCCGACCGGAACGGAATGCAGTGGTCGTAGCAAAGGGTTTTCCATCCTCCCGGTGCCTGTGGATACGAAACAGGAGGGCACGGAGGCCCTTCGCTACGAACACACCGCGTCACAGGGCTCCGAACTCCGGGCTCCGGGCTCCGGACTCCGGACCCCGGACTCCGGACCTCACCCCCCCGCATCCAGCCGCTTCACCAACGTCTTCGGCGCCACCAACCGATAGCTCTCCTCGATCAACGAGCAGACGTAGTCCAGATCGGCGCTTCCATCGAGCGTGACCCCGATCCATCCCTTCGGTCCCACATACGGCGGCGCGTAGAACGTTTCCGGATCGCCGGAGACCAACAACATCTGCACGCCGGGAGCAGCCTTGCACCAGATCGAGGGCCGCTCGCCGTCTCGTTCCCGCGGCATGGCGAAGATCTTGTTCCGCACCCGAAAGGTGGGGCGCTCCCACGCTTCCACCTCATGCGCCTCTGGCAGCGACAGGCAAAACACGCGAATGGCGTCGAACATGGGGCTCGATTCGGTGATCATCGCACTCCCGTTCTCGCATGCAGACCGCATGCGCTTTCTACATCTGCCTGGACCTTGGACCCTGGGCTCTGGACCAAATACAGTAGCATCCCACCACACGGTACCCGTCGAGCGCAACGCCGCGTCTGAAACAGGAAAAGAGAGGAACACCGATGTCCATCGCCACCGAACCACGCGATCTCAACCGCAACGGAACGATCGACATCTACGAAGACCCCACCGCCCCGATCGAGGATCGGATCGAAGACCTTCTGGGCCAGATGACCATCCCCGAGAAGGTGGGGCTCATGTTCCATCACATGACCCTGTTCAATGTCCCCTTCCCCCTGCCTCCCTCCATGGATCCAGCCCATTTCATCGTCGAACGGCAGGTGAACCATTCCGCCTTCTTCGGCGCGGGCACGGCGGTGGAGCTGGCCGAATGGCACAACGGTCT encodes the following:
- a CDS encoding MmcQ/YjbR family DNA-binding protein, with amino-acid sequence MITESSPMFDAIRVFCLSLPEAHEVEAWERPTFRVRNKIFAMPRERDGERPSIWCKAAPGVQMLLVSGDPETFYAPPYVGPKGWIGVTLDGSADLDYVCSLIEESYRLVAPKTLVKRLDAGG